The Candidatus Nanosynbacter lyticus genome window below encodes:
- the truB gene encoding tRNA pseudouridine(55) synthase TruB, whose amino-acid sequence MDEVLLIDKPAGMTSFGVVARLRRVLSQAAGKKVKVGHTGTLDPFATGLMIIVTGKKCREADTFTKLDKWYEAEIMLGEISTTGDPEGELTRVSERQPPRSEVEAVLGTFVGEIKQRPPVFSAIKINGRRAYQLARQGQPVDMPERTVSIYALELVTYAYPRLVIRAHVSSGTYIRSLAVDIGQKLGTGAYCCQLRRQAIAEYDVAQAKPLADFGILS is encoded by the coding sequence ATGGATGAGGTGCTGCTCATTGATAAACCAGCTGGTATGACGAGTTTCGGGGTAGTAGCGCGGTTGCGGCGAGTGCTCAGCCAGGCGGCGGGCAAGAAAGTGAAAGTTGGCCATACTGGTACGCTCGATCCGTTTGCTACGGGACTGATGATTATTGTGACGGGCAAGAAGTGTCGCGAGGCCGATACCTTTACCAAGCTCGATAAGTGGTATGAAGCAGAAATCATGCTTGGCGAGATATCGACGACTGGTGATCCTGAGGGTGAACTGACTCGCGTGTCGGAGCGGCAGCCGCCTCGCAGTGAGGTTGAAGCGGTACTCGGTACGTTTGTGGGTGAAATCAAACAACGACCGCCAGTGTTTAGTGCTATCAAGATCAATGGCCGTCGGGCCTATCAGCTGGCACGTCAGGGTCAGCCGGTCGATATGCCAGAGCGCACCGTGTCGATCTATGCCTTGGAGCTTGTCACCTATGCGTATCCTCGCCTGGTGATTCGAGCGCATGTTTCGAGCGGTACGTACATTCGGAGCCTAGCGGTTGATATTGGTCAGAAGCTGGGAACAGGGGCCTACTGCTGCCAGCTACGCCGCCAGGCTATCGCCGAGTATGACGTTGCCCAGGCAAAACCATTAGCGGATTTTGGGATTTTGTCTTGA
- the rpsO gene encoding 30S ribosomal protein S15 — MISKDDKAKAIALTQVSKDDVGSPQAQVSILTARIKEVTKHLKANKHDFMARRGLIQMVGKRKRLLKYLERTDFESYKAVVAALGLRK, encoded by the coding sequence ATGATTAGCAAAGACGATAAAGCGAAAGCAATTGCTTTGACTCAGGTCAGCAAGGACGACGTTGGCAGCCCGCAGGCGCAGGTGTCGATCTTGACGGCTCGTATCAAAGAGGTCACCAAGCACCTGAAGGCGAATAAGCACGACTTCATGGCACGCCGTGGCTTAATCCAGATGGTTGGCAAGCGTAAGCGCCTGCTCAAATACCTGGAGCGAACTGATTTTGAGAGTTATAAAGCGGTTGTGGCTGCCCTGGGTCTGCGTAAATAG
- a CDS encoding DUF262 domain-containing protein: MSGFKAREATLQNLFDSGDYDQFVIPHYQRSYVWGQDELENFWNDFIERKEVGQLYLLGSIIVSRTKQKRSFGVVDGQQRLITSSVFITALKDVWSEKFGRDEEYFSLERFIKKRVLGSNSAIFKIDVAGSLKQCYIDMIISGSTKKEYKNEDQKNLHRAYNYFKDKLRDSYDANQANDNQRKKLLLQKLENLLDTNLVLVILDDEDDAYEVFEGFNARGVDLSISDLFKNLFLQKIKGTEEEKTRALEEWDNIIQIVTELRIPKFTINTFIRYYWIRNHSFIGERQLYKKIKKETKNYRELLSDMHQIAEALRVLFNGSPYEIRDFLGHPEAKAEYAKSISDSLRALRVMNTQSYMVWLMSIAAKRNKEFISLKMFARSLGQIERFSFRYFVVSKLPANRVEKMYAKFSNELFKLSDIRDKQRIATLLDKGILDRIEQDKLLPPREQFIADFGLLCLKPNNNKNLVRYILTQIENQLSSGEKGVTQEVVTIEHIMPQRLNKGWNISQTDHKNCVNMLGNLTILKGASNSSASNKAINEKIRHFKDSDLKMNGDLVDLINKKSDWGKDEIIERQNAFAEASDGIWSVDKR, from the coding sequence GTGTCTGGATTTAAGGCTCGTGAAGCAACATTACAAAACTTATTTGACAGTGGTGACTATGATCAGTTTGTAATTCCGCATTATCAACGCAGCTATGTGTGGGGCCAGGACGAATTGGAGAATTTCTGGAATGATTTTATTGAACGTAAAGAAGTAGGACAGCTTTATTTACTCGGCTCAATCATTGTCAGTAGGACAAAACAAAAACGTTCTTTTGGGGTTGTGGATGGTCAACAACGTCTTATTACAAGCTCGGTGTTTATAACAGCCTTGAAAGATGTTTGGAGCGAAAAGTTTGGTCGTGATGAAGAATATTTCTCTTTAGAAAGATTTATTAAAAAGAGGGTATTAGGGAGCAATAGTGCCATCTTTAAGATAGATGTTGCGGGCAGCTTGAAGCAATGCTATATTGACATGATTATTTCAGGAAGTACTAAAAAGGAGTATAAGAACGAAGATCAGAAAAATCTTCATCGTGCATATAATTACTTCAAAGATAAGTTACGTGACTCGTATGATGCAAATCAAGCTAATGATAATCAACGAAAAAAGTTGCTGCTACAAAAACTTGAGAATCTTCTAGATACTAATCTAGTGCTGGTTATTCTTGATGATGAGGACGATGCTTACGAAGTGTTTGAGGGGTTCAATGCTCGTGGCGTAGATCTTTCTATCTCGGACTTGTTTAAAAACCTTTTTCTACAAAAGATAAAAGGAACAGAAGAAGAAAAAACAAGAGCGCTTGAAGAGTGGGATAATATTATTCAGATAGTTACAGAATTGCGGATCCCAAAGTTTACGATCAATACGTTTATTAGGTATTATTGGATAAGAAACCACTCGTTTATAGGCGAGCGTCAGCTTTACAAGAAAATTAAGAAAGAAACGAAGAACTATAGGGAATTGCTATCTGATATGCATCAGATAGCAGAAGCTTTAAGGGTATTATTTAATGGATCACCGTATGAGATAAGGGATTTTCTTGGGCACCCGGAGGCGAAAGCAGAATATGCAAAATCTATAAGTGACTCATTACGTGCTTTGAGGGTTATGAATACTCAGAGCTATATGGTTTGGCTGATGTCTATAGCAGCTAAGCGAAATAAAGAATTTATTAGTCTTAAGATGTTTGCTCGATCGCTTGGTCAAATAGAAAGATTTTCATTTAGGTATTTTGTAGTTTCAAAATTACCAGCAAATCGTGTTGAAAAAATGTATGCTAAATTTTCAAATGAATTATTTAAATTGTCCGATATTCGAGATAAACAAAGAATAGCAACTTTATTAGATAAGGGGATCTTGGACAGAATTGAACAAGATAAACTTCTACCTCCAAGAGAACAGTTTATTGCTGATTTTGGTTTATTGTGCCTAAAACCTAATAATAATAAAAATCTTGTTCGGTACATTTTAACCCAAATAGAAAATCAGTTAAGCAGCGGCGAGAAGGGCGTTACTCAAGAAGTTGTTACAATTGAGCATATTATGCCCCAGAGGTTAAACAAGGGGTGGAATATATCGCAAACCGATCATAAAAACTGTGTTAATATGCTTGGTAATTTGACAATCCTAAAAGGTGCGTCAAACTCATCTGCAAGCAATAAAGCAATTAACGAAAAGATTCGTCATTTTAAAGATTCAGACTTAAAGATGAATGGTGATCTGGTTGATCTAATAAATAAAAAAAGCGATTGGGGTAAAGACGAAATAATAGAAAGACAAAATGCTTTTGCAGAAGCATCTGATGGTATCTGGTCTGTAGATAAAAGATAA
- a CDS encoding AAA family ATPase: MTQPHAKIIALVGLAGSGKSSAVEYLTKKGFPKVYFGGVIYKAMEEAGIEPTWDNQQKFREEIRQREGKDFVIKRVIKNIRDLINAGQNKIVLDGLYTWSEYKILKHEFPGQMSVIAVVTPKHLRYQRMAKRPERPMQPREVDQRDWSEIENLEKGGPIAIADYFVMNDRGLDKLYAQLEAVTHHEHFCKAPEQC, translated from the coding sequence ATGACACAACCACACGCAAAAATCATCGCCCTCGTCGGTCTGGCTGGTAGCGGCAAAAGTTCGGCCGTCGAATATTTAACAAAAAAAGGCTTCCCCAAAGTTTATTTTGGCGGTGTTATTTACAAAGCCATGGAAGAAGCTGGTATTGAACCAACCTGGGACAATCAGCAAAAATTCCGCGAAGAAATCCGCCAGCGCGAAGGCAAAGATTTCGTTATCAAGCGCGTAATTAAGAACATTCGCGATTTGATCAATGCCGGACAAAATAAAATTGTCCTGGATGGCTTATACACTTGGAGCGAGTATAAAATCCTCAAGCACGAATTCCCCGGCCAGATGTCCGTCATCGCCGTCGTCACACCAAAGCACCTGCGCTATCAACGCATGGCCAAACGCCCCGAGCGGCCGATGCAGCCACGCGAAGTCGACCAGCGCGATTGGTCAGAAATTGAAAACCTAGAAAAAGGCGGGCCAATCGCCATTGCCGACTATTTTGTGATGAACGACCGTGGGCTAGATAAACTGTACGCTCAGCTAGAGGCCGTCACTCACCACGAGCATTTTTGTAAGGCACCTGAGCAGTGTTAA
- the mutM gene encoding bifunctional DNA-formamidopyrimidine glycosylase/DNA-(apurinic or apyrimidinic site) lyase, with protein MPELPEVETVRSGLAELLPGRVVARVAVFDSPKSFPNAPADVEQFLYGARVTAVRRRAKVLMIDLDTRYSLVVHLKMTGQLIFRGQESFAGGHPNDSLIGKLPDRSTRVQIDFIDGSRLFFNDQRKFGWVKLLPTDEVKNLPFMQKVGPEPLDPQTRAEDFIQRIRHRQNSMIKPAFLDQTVIAGVGNIYADEALWAAQIHPQTRVKNVSDQQLNTLFTELRRILQLSIDQGGSTDKNYVDAEGRKGNYLTFAHVFRREGQACHRHPDQEIIKLKVGGRGTHICPVCQKTPIFDK; from the coding sequence ATGCCGGAACTTCCCGAAGTCGAAACAGTTCGCAGCGGTTTGGCGGAGCTACTGCCGGGTCGAGTGGTGGCGCGAGTGGCAGTGTTTGATTCGCCAAAAAGCTTTCCGAATGCGCCGGCTGATGTTGAACAATTTTTGTATGGTGCGCGCGTGACGGCGGTGCGGCGGCGAGCGAAAGTACTGATGATTGATCTGGACACTCGCTACTCGCTGGTGGTGCATTTGAAGATGACGGGGCAGCTTATCTTTCGTGGGCAAGAAAGTTTTGCTGGCGGGCATCCAAACGATAGTTTGATTGGCAAGCTGCCGGATCGGTCGACGCGGGTGCAGATTGATTTTATCGATGGGTCACGGCTGTTTTTCAACGATCAACGTAAGTTTGGTTGGGTAAAATTGCTGCCGACTGATGAGGTGAAGAACTTGCCGTTCATGCAAAAAGTAGGGCCGGAACCGCTTGATCCTCAGACACGCGCCGAGGATTTCATCCAGCGGATTCGTCACCGTCAAAACTCGATGATTAAGCCGGCTTTTCTTGACCAGACGGTGATCGCTGGGGTTGGCAATATTTATGCTGACGAGGCATTGTGGGCGGCGCAGATTCATCCACAGACGCGGGTGAAAAACGTTAGCGACCAGCAGCTGAATACATTATTTACTGAGCTACGGCGCATCTTGCAACTCAGTATTGATCAGGGCGGCTCGACTGATAAAAATTACGTTGATGCCGAGGGTCGAAAAGGAAATTATCTAACATTTGCTCATGTGTTTCGCCGCGAAGGTCAAGCCTGCCATCGCCACCCCGACCAAGAAATCATCAAGCTAAAAGTCGGCGGTCGCGGTACGCATATTTGTCCAGTGTGCCAGAAGACACCGATATTTGACAAATAG
- the rpsT gene encoding 30S ribosomal protein S20 yields the protein MPIIKSAIKRAKQTLKRRERNIGIKRDIKSAVKAFMAEPSAEALAAAHSELDTAVKKNLLKKNTAARRKSTLSAIAKKAGVKPEATKKPAAKAPVKTAAKTTAKSTATKKSAAKKPAAKEAN from the coding sequence ATGCCAATCATCAAATCCGCCATCAAACGGGCCAAACAAACCCTAAAGCGCCGCGAGCGCAATATCGGTATCAAGCGCGACATCAAGTCAGCCGTCAAAGCTTTCATGGCTGAGCCGAGTGCTGAGGCGCTAGCCGCTGCTCACAGTGAGCTCGACACCGCTGTCAAGAAGAACCTGCTGAAGAAAAATACTGCTGCCCGGCGCAAGAGTACCCTCTCAGCTATCGCGAAAAAAGCCGGTGTTAAGCCTGAAGCGACCAAAAAACCAGCTGCCAAAGCCCCAGTAAAGACGGCGGCAAAAACCACCGCGAAATCAACCGCTACCAAAAAATCAGCTGCAAAAAAGCCAGCTGCCAAAGAGGCTAACTAG
- the rpoD gene encoding RNA polymerase sigma factor RpoD, with the protein MNNDQQYTPTNDDPLEPDLTAVHDDEEIEDLEALSAGQYLDDISDDSVRLYLREIGKIPLLSSDEEMELARRIIEGDKKAKDKMAEANMRLVVSIAKRYSGRGLDFLDLIQEGNTGLLRAVEKFDPDKGFKFSTYATWWIRQAITRAIADQARTIRIPVHMIETINKLVRTQRRLTQELNREPTMEELSKEMDMEPEKIEYINKIRQETSSLDAGIGRDGDEEDSVLGDFIEDEDTISPEESATNQLLKEKVAEVLSSLSDREQKIVRMRFGLDNGGKSHTLEEVGQQFAVTRERIRQIEAKALAKLRKHKDAKKLYEYLS; encoded by the coding sequence GTGAACAACGACCAGCAATACACCCCGACCAATGACGATCCACTCGAGCCAGATCTGACGGCGGTACATGATGACGAGGAGATAGAAGATCTCGAGGCGTTGAGCGCTGGCCAGTATCTGGATGACATTTCGGACGATTCGGTGCGGTTGTATCTGCGTGAGATTGGTAAAATCCCGCTGTTAAGCTCGGACGAGGAAATGGAGCTGGCGCGGCGGATCATTGAGGGCGATAAGAAGGCCAAGGACAAGATGGCCGAGGCGAACATGCGTTTGGTGGTGTCGATCGCTAAGCGCTATTCGGGCCGTGGGTTGGATTTTCTGGACCTGATTCAGGAGGGAAATACTGGTCTACTTCGGGCCGTGGAGAAGTTTGATCCGGACAAGGGCTTTAAGTTTTCGACCTACGCGACGTGGTGGATTCGCCAGGCGATTACCCGGGCGATCGCTGATCAGGCGCGGACGATTCGCATCCCCGTGCATATGATTGAGACAATTAATAAGCTGGTGCGGACGCAGCGACGGCTCACCCAGGAACTGAACCGCGAGCCGACGATGGAAGAATTGTCCAAGGAGATGGACATGGAGCCGGAAAAGATTGAATACATCAATAAAATTCGACAAGAGACGTCGAGTTTGGATGCTGGCATTGGGCGTGATGGTGACGAGGAAGATTCGGTGTTGGGCGATTTTATCGAGGATGAAGATACAATTTCGCCAGAAGAATCAGCGACCAATCAGCTGCTGAAAGAAAAGGTCGCCGAGGTGCTGTCGAGTCTGTCTGATCGCGAGCAAAAAATTGTGCGCATGCGGTTTGGGCTGGATAATGGCGGTAAAAGCCATACGCTCGAGGAAGTCGGTCAGCAATTTGCTGTGACGCGCGAACGTATCCGCCAGATCGAGGCGAAGGCTTTGGCGAAGCTGAGGAAGCACAAAGACGCTAAGAAGTTGTATGAGTATTTGAGCTAG
- a CDS encoding sortase — protein sequence MKQTTHAKNRRRWLSMSLAIIMLAGGGYTLITAFSPFFRAQLIDPTRNETTQLLAATPETSITEDRLYIPKIDISVPYATGGAETMERGAWWRRPENGNPVDGGNFVLSAHRFIMGLTPQQTIQKSPFYNIDKLRIGDEIIIDYRGRRYTYVISRLFDVKPDAVHIENRTNKPQLTLYSCTLGGAADGRTVFVATPR from the coding sequence GTGAAGCAGACAACCCACGCCAAAAACCGCCGCCGATGGCTCAGTATGAGTCTGGCTATCATCATGCTCGCTGGCGGCGGCTACACACTCATCACGGCGTTTAGTCCATTCTTTCGCGCTCAGCTCATTGATCCAACGCGTAACGAAACCACCCAGCTTCTCGCCGCTACGCCAGAAACCAGCATCACCGAGGACCGCCTCTACATCCCCAAAATTGACATTAGCGTACCGTACGCTACTGGCGGCGCCGAAACTATGGAGCGAGGTGCATGGTGGCGTCGGCCAGAGAATGGCAATCCAGTCGACGGCGGCAACTTCGTCTTGTCGGCCCATCGATTTATCATGGGCCTGACGCCGCAGCAAACCATCCAAAAATCACCATTCTACAATATTGATAAACTACGCATTGGCGATGAAATAATCATTGACTACCGTGGCAGGCGCTATACCTACGTCATATCCCGGCTATTTGATGTCAAGCCGGATGCCGTTCACATCGAAAACCGAACCAACAAGCCACAGCTCACCCTCTATTCATGCACGCTTGGCGGCGCAGCCGACGGCCGGACGGTTTTTGTAGCTACGCCACGTTAA
- the holA gene encoding DNA polymerase III subunit delta translates to MIYLFYGDNEFEKRAALAALVGDMEVVRRDGEELTAAEVCEVVMGQSLFAVKQAVVITDASQNVALWRDLPELLGDTATTVVLLETKLDKRTKTYKWLQSHAEVREYAHFTERQKPQLSAWCVERATVYGAVLTEAQATTLIDRLGFDQLRLDLVLQQLALAGESNDELIDMLVPLAPAESAFELFAAMMDGDQGKVRAIITYLEAESGDDGAYQTLGLLVSQLVQLNALVLSGGDTEAVARDFAAHPYALRKVAPYAARTTSTQLAVINSALAQADEHMKTTRVSPWLLVEAALIDVTRIDR, encoded by the coding sequence GTGATCTATCTCTTTTATGGCGACAACGAATTTGAGAAACGGGCGGCGCTTGCGGCGCTGGTTGGTGATATGGAGGTGGTGCGGCGTGACGGTGAAGAACTGACGGCCGCCGAGGTCTGTGAGGTGGTGATGGGGCAAAGTTTGTTCGCCGTCAAGCAAGCAGTGGTCATTACTGATGCGAGTCAGAATGTGGCTCTGTGGCGTGATTTGCCGGAGCTACTGGGTGATACGGCAACCACGGTTGTCCTTCTGGAGACGAAGCTTGATAAGCGCACAAAAACGTATAAGTGGCTGCAAAGCCATGCCGAGGTAAGGGAATACGCTCATTTCACTGAACGTCAAAAGCCGCAGCTGAGCGCCTGGTGTGTTGAGCGGGCCACGGTGTATGGGGCCGTGTTGACAGAGGCACAGGCAACAACGTTGATCGATCGGTTGGGGTTTGACCAGCTGCGACTTGATTTGGTGTTGCAGCAGTTAGCCTTGGCTGGCGAGTCGAATGATGAGCTGATTGATATGCTGGTGCCGCTCGCTCCGGCTGAAAGTGCGTTTGAGCTGTTTGCGGCGATGATGGATGGTGACCAGGGAAAAGTGCGCGCGATCATTACCTATCTCGAGGCGGAGAGCGGTGATGATGGGGCGTACCAGACGCTGGGGTTGTTGGTTTCACAGTTGGTGCAGCTGAACGCGTTGGTGCTATCTGGTGGTGATACGGAGGCGGTGGCTCGTGATTTTGCGGCCCATCCGTATGCGCTAAGAAAGGTAGCGCCGTATGCAGCGCGGACGACATCGACGCAACTTGCGGTAATTAACTCTGCCTTGGCGCAGGCTGATGAACATATGAAGACAACCCGTGTGTCGCCGTGGCTGTTGGTTGAGGCGGCGCTGATTGATGTGACTAGGATAGATCGCTAA
- a CDS encoding DNA polymerase I — MKRLAVIDGKSVFYRGYYAMPGLSTADGTPTGGVYGFVSLAIELIKKLEPDYVAVAWDKRGTNIRKRRELYPDYKAGRKPAPDDFYQQIPILMELLDAFGWPLYELDDYEADDIMGAFARQAEARGVQTCLLTSDLDALQLVSPLTKVYAMKNGLRNIEEFTAEYFEQKYGIRTDQFLDLKALKGDSSDNLPGVPGVGEKTAVKLLQAYDTLDGVYAHVDEQTGALRTKLEAGRESAYLTKQVAEIWTDAPVELDWEVADVNDCDFARVAEILRKLEFHSLIGRLPKTMQAVDEAVETAELELPRVENLPAEPLFEAENSIYIDPSEPDIVYINSKPGVAWRAKMSEIGWSVWQLLAQGVVIAVDVKGLYHALDTHGVTVRFHEVWDVGQAAFLIDPLRRDRRLAALAGDFSEDNSALRQLARLRQIYRQQQDYMAAHQQIARVLREFDFPVIWPLFQMEKRGMKLDTVLLEQMGEELRAEVSQLEQQMYTMAGREFNAASPAQLSEVLFTKLQLPTTGIKKGKTGYSTGQKELDKLRGRHPIIELIERYRELTKLISTYIEALPKLVAEDGRIHTTFNQNVTSTGRLSSTNPNLQNIPVRTELGRKIRQAFVPSQGKVFVGVDYSQFELRLAAALAGDEQLINDFNSDVDIHTKTAAETYGVPMAEVTKLQRRAAKVINFGVLYGMSPHGLAAATGMTFTEAKQFIEHYFAVRQPIRQYLDTILVQARERGFVETYFGRRRPTPDVKSSNFMVRSAAERAAMNMPIQGTEADLMKLAMIRLEDKLAGLAEPVLQVHDSILVECAPEDAERVGEIMRREMEGICPELPIRLKVDIEVGYNWGSL; from the coding sequence ATGAAACGTTTGGCGGTTATCGACGGAAAATCAGTGTTTTACCGAGGGTATTATGCCATGCCGGGGCTCAGTACGGCGGATGGTACGCCGACTGGCGGGGTGTATGGGTTTGTAAGTTTGGCGATTGAGCTGATCAAAAAATTAGAGCCGGATTATGTGGCGGTGGCATGGGACAAGCGCGGCACCAACATCCGTAAGCGGCGGGAACTATATCCAGACTACAAGGCCGGTCGCAAGCCAGCACCGGATGATTTTTATCAGCAAATTCCGATTTTGATGGAACTGCTGGATGCCTTTGGCTGGCCGCTGTATGAACTCGATGATTATGAGGCGGACGATATCATGGGCGCGTTTGCCAGGCAAGCGGAGGCGCGCGGCGTGCAGACCTGTCTGCTGACGTCGGATTTGGATGCGCTGCAATTGGTGTCGCCGCTGACCAAAGTCTACGCCATGAAAAATGGTCTGAGGAACATAGAGGAATTTACGGCGGAATATTTTGAACAAAAATATGGCATTCGGACGGATCAGTTTTTGGATTTGAAGGCGCTGAAGGGTGATTCCAGCGACAATTTGCCGGGCGTGCCGGGAGTTGGTGAAAAGACAGCGGTGAAATTATTGCAAGCATATGACACGCTGGACGGCGTGTATGCGCATGTGGATGAGCAAACAGGCGCCCTACGGACAAAGCTTGAAGCGGGCCGCGAGTCGGCGTATTTGACCAAGCAGGTGGCGGAGATTTGGACGGACGCACCGGTGGAGCTAGACTGGGAGGTGGCTGATGTTAACGACTGCGACTTTGCTAGAGTGGCGGAGATTTTGCGGAAACTGGAGTTTCATTCGCTGATTGGGCGATTGCCGAAGACAATGCAGGCGGTGGATGAGGCAGTGGAGACGGCGGAGTTGGAGTTGCCACGTGTTGAAAATTTACCGGCTGAGCCGCTGTTTGAGGCAGAAAATAGTATCTATATTGATCCATCGGAGCCGGACATAGTCTATATTAATTCCAAGCCTGGCGTGGCGTGGCGGGCGAAGATGAGTGAAATTGGCTGGTCGGTTTGGCAATTGTTGGCGCAGGGTGTGGTGATCGCGGTGGACGTCAAGGGGCTGTATCACGCGCTGGATACTCACGGTGTGACGGTGCGATTTCATGAGGTGTGGGATGTTGGGCAGGCGGCGTTTTTGATCGATCCACTGAGGCGCGACCGTCGTTTAGCGGCGCTGGCGGGCGATTTTTCTGAGGATAATTCCGCGTTGCGGCAGTTGGCGCGGCTTCGTCAAATTTACCGCCAGCAGCAGGATTATATGGCGGCGCATCAGCAGATTGCCAGGGTGCTTCGCGAGTTTGATTTTCCAGTGATTTGGCCGCTGTTTCAGATGGAAAAGCGCGGCATGAAGCTGGACACAGTGCTGCTTGAACAGATGGGTGAGGAGCTGAGGGCGGAGGTGAGCCAGCTTGAACAACAAATGTATACGATGGCTGGGCGTGAATTCAATGCCGCCAGCCCGGCACAGCTGTCTGAGGTGTTATTTACCAAACTTCAGCTGCCGACGACCGGTATCAAAAAAGGTAAAACCGGCTATTCGACGGGGCAGAAAGAGCTGGATAAGCTGCGCGGGCGACACCCGATCATTGAGCTGATTGAGCGGTATCGGGAGCTGACTAAATTGATCAGCACCTACATTGAAGCGCTGCCGAAATTGGTGGCTGAGGACGGTCGGATTCACACCACGTTTAATCAAAACGTCACCAGCACCGGGCGGTTGAGTAGTACCAATCCCAACCTACAGAATATTCCGGTGCGCACAGAACTGGGCCGGAAGATTCGTCAGGCGTTTGTGCCCAGTCAGGGCAAGGTGTTTGTTGGTGTGGATTATTCACAATTTGAGCTGCGGCTGGCGGCGGCACTGGCGGGCGATGAGCAGCTGATTAACGATTTTAATAGCGACGTGGATATTCATACCAAGACGGCGGCCGAGACCTACGGCGTGCCAATGGCTGAGGTGACAAAATTGCAGCGGCGCGCGGCCAAGGTGATCAACTTTGGTGTGCTGTACGGCATGAGTCCGCACGGCTTGGCGGCAGCTACCGGCATGACCTTTACTGAGGCGAAACAGTTTATTGAACACTATTTTGCGGTACGCCAGCCAATCCGCCAGTATTTGGACACAATTTTAGTTCAAGCGCGTGAACGAGGTTTTGTCGAGACCTATTTTGGTCGGCGCCGACCAACGCCCGACGTTAAGTCGAGCAACTTTATGGTGCGTTCAGCGGCGGAGCGGGCGGCGATGAACATGCCGATTCAGGGAACGGAAGCGGATTTGATGAAGCTGGCGATGATTCGGCTGGAGGACAAGTTGGCTGGGCTGGCTGAGCCAGTCCTGCAGGTTCACGACTCAATTTTGGTGGAATGCGCGCCGGAAGACGCCGAGCGAGTCGGTGAAATCATGCGCAGAGAAATGGAAGGTATTTGTCCGGAGTTGCCAATTCGATTGAAGGTTGATATTGAAGTGGGGTATAATTGGGGTAGTCTATAA
- a CDS encoding type II secretion system protein, translated as MGRQTGFTIVELLIVMVVIAILAAIGIVAYSGVRQDATDTKIRSIVKIAGDALQIYDTQKRTLPSGQGTFNNANGVDSLVPQYIQPGYREGVSSKNASGPDDIFVWYPCKDTSGKITGIAVFAALNSAKPQEAAQVNAVKATCNIPGAAVPTTGKPAYNYVQTF; from the coding sequence ATGGGTAGGCAGACAGGTTTTACAATCGTTGAATTATTAATTGTGATGGTCGTGATCGCGATTTTGGCGGCCATCGGTATTGTGGCGTATTCAGGCGTGCGCCAGGATGCTACTGATACTAAGATCCGTTCCATCGTCAAGATTGCTGGGGATGCGCTGCAGATATATGACACACAGAAACGAACGCTGCCGTCAGGACAGGGGACGTTCAATAACGCTAATGGCGTTGACTCGCTTGTACCGCAGTATATCCAGCCAGGATATCGTGAGGGTGTCAGCAGCAAGAACGCGTCTGGTCCGGATGATATTTTTGTCTGGTATCCGTGCAAAGATACCTCTGGTAAGATAACAGGTATTGCGGTATTTGCGGCCCTTAATTCCGCCAAGCCGCAGGAGGCAGCTCAGGTTAATGCGGTCAAGGCGACCTGCAACATTCCGGGCGCAGCCGTGCCGACTACGGGTAAACCAGCCTATAATTACGTGCAGACATTTTAG